In Pectobacterium aroidearum, the following are encoded in one genomic region:
- the nudC gene encoding NAD(+) diphosphatase, with protein sequence MEQTLKGDETGWWVVSDAVQIWLPQGELPCGTATKWSLQGKTARQIGEWQEQPVWLVCQGRDTDMASVRQLLDQDVGLFQLAGRGVQLAEFYRSHRFCGYCGHEMVRSKTELACLCHHCKERYYPQIAPCIIVAIRRGEEILLAQHNRHRGNMYTVLAGFVEVGETLEQTVVREVMEESQVQIKNLRYVSSQPWPFPHSLMMAFMAEYAGGEIKHDPKELRDAGWFRYDQLPQLPPPGTVARRLIEDTVVLCRAYHENEG encoded by the coding sequence ATGGAACAGACGCTAAAAGGTGATGAAACCGGCTGGTGGGTGGTTAGCGATGCGGTACAAATCTGGCTGCCCCAGGGAGAATTACCGTGCGGAACCGCGACGAAATGGTCGCTACAGGGGAAAACGGCTCGCCAAATTGGCGAATGGCAAGAACAGCCTGTCTGGCTGGTGTGTCAGGGGCGTGATACCGATATGGCATCGGTTCGCCAACTGCTCGATCAGGACGTGGGGCTATTCCAACTGGCGGGACGCGGTGTACAGCTGGCTGAGTTCTATCGCTCTCATCGTTTTTGCGGTTACTGCGGTCATGAAATGGTGCGGAGTAAAACGGAACTGGCGTGCTTATGCCACCACTGCAAAGAGCGTTATTATCCGCAGATCGCGCCCTGCATCATCGTCGCGATTCGTCGTGGCGAGGAAATCTTGCTGGCGCAGCACAACCGACATCGCGGAAACATGTACACCGTGCTGGCCGGGTTTGTGGAAGTGGGCGAAACGCTGGAACAAACGGTTGTACGTGAGGTGATGGAAGAGAGCCAGGTTCAGATAAAAAACCTGCGCTACGTGAGTTCGCAGCCCTGGCCCTTCCCTCATTCGTTGATGATGGCGTTTATGGCTGAGTATGCGGGTGGTGAAATCAAGCACGACCCGAAAGAGCTGCGTGATGCGGGCTGGTTCCGCTATGACCAACTCCCGCAGCTTCCGCCGCCGGGCACCGTGGCGCGTCGACTTATCGAAGATACGGTGGTGTTGTGCCGCGCTTATCACGAGAACGAAGGCTGA
- the rsd gene encoding sigma D regulator, which produces MLNQLQSLTEYVGGNNALIDQWLQARKQLLVAYYHLVGIKPNKEALSLLDEEALDNFCQNLVDYLSTGHFHLYEKMLHEAATHSEQLLALSTQLDFALQSNTQQIMTFYDNHLATAIDHDNCLEFQQALSSVGEALEERFTLEDNMIRLVYDN; this is translated from the coding sequence ATGCTAAACCAGCTACAAAGTCTGACTGAATACGTTGGTGGCAATAATGCGTTAATCGACCAATGGCTACAAGCGCGTAAGCAGCTTCTGGTGGCTTACTATCATTTAGTTGGCATCAAGCCGAACAAGGAAGCGCTTTCTCTTCTGGATGAAGAAGCATTGGATAATTTTTGCCAGAATCTGGTGGATTACCTTTCTACTGGCCACTTTCATTTATACGAAAAGATGCTGCATGAAGCAGCGACACACAGCGAACAGCTCTTAGCGCTTTCCACCCAGCTCGATTTCGCCCTGCAAAGCAACACGCAGCAAATCATGACGTTTTACGATAACCATCTGGCGACGGCCATCGACCATGATAACTGCCTCGAATTTCAGCAGGCGCTTTCCAGCGTCGGTGAAGCTCTGGAAGAGCGTTTTACGTTAGAAGACAACATGATCCGTCTGGTTTACGACAACTAG
- the thiC gene encoding phosphomethylpyrimidine synthase ThiC produces the protein MSTEPLSINTVSSKSGRREQRAAAQQFIETLQGTAFPNSKRIYLTGSRDDIAVPMREIQLSPTLLGGSKDNPQYEPNEPIPVYDTSGPYGDPAAQPDVRIGLAKLRASWIAERSDTEALSGVSSDFTQQRLADAGLDHLRFEHLPRPLRAKAGKRVTQLHYARQGIITPEMEFIAIRENMGRERIRTDVLRQQHPGQSFGALLPENITPEFVRQEVAAGRAIIPSNINHPESEPMIIGRNFLVKVNANIGNSAVTSSIEEEVEKLVWSTRWGADTVMDLSTGRYIHETREWILRNSPVPIGTVPIYQALEKVNGVAENLNWEMFRDTLLEQAEQGVDYFTIHAGVLLRYVPMTAKRLTGIVSRGGSIMAKWCLSHHKESFLYEHFREICEICAAYDVALSLGDGLRPGSIQDANDEAQFAELHTLGELTKIAWEYDVQVMIEGPGHVPMQMIRRNMTEELEHCHEAPFYTLGPLTTDIAPGYDHFTSGIGAAMIGWFGCAMLCYVTPKEHLGLPNKEDVKQGLITYKIAAHAADLAKGHPGAQIRDNAMSKARFEFRWEDQFNLALDPQTARAYHDETLPQESGKVAHFCSMCGPKFCSMKISQEVRDYAAKQEAEAKPIEVGMAQMSQEFRSRGSELYHSATSLQAEENQ, from the coding sequence ATGTCTACAGAACCCTTGTCTATAAACACAGTGTCGTCAAAATCGGGTCGCCGCGAGCAGCGTGCCGCCGCCCAGCAGTTTATTGAAACCTTACAGGGAACGGCCTTTCCCAATTCCAAACGCATTTATCTTACGGGCTCGCGCGACGATATCGCCGTACCGATGCGGGAAATTCAGCTCAGCCCGACGCTACTCGGCGGCAGCAAAGACAACCCCCAGTACGAGCCCAATGAACCAATCCCGGTTTACGATACGTCAGGGCCTTATGGCGACCCCGCAGCCCAACCCGATGTCCGCATTGGCTTAGCGAAGCTGCGCGCCAGTTGGATTGCAGAACGCAGCGACACCGAGGCGCTCTCTGGCGTCAGCTCCGATTTCACCCAGCAACGTCTGGCAGATGCGGGGCTTGATCATCTGCGCTTTGAACACTTGCCACGGCCTCTGCGTGCCAAAGCAGGCAAACGTGTCACCCAGCTCCACTATGCGCGACAGGGAATCATTACCCCCGAAATGGAATTTATCGCCATTCGCGAAAATATGGGACGCGAGCGTATTCGCACCGACGTGCTGCGTCAGCAGCATCCAGGGCAAAGTTTTGGCGCCCTCCTGCCAGAGAACATCACACCGGAATTTGTCCGTCAGGAAGTGGCCGCCGGGCGCGCCATCATCCCTTCCAACATCAACCACCCAGAATCAGAGCCGATGATTATCGGACGCAATTTTCTGGTGAAGGTTAATGCCAACATCGGTAACTCCGCCGTGACATCCTCCATCGAAGAAGAGGTGGAAAAGCTGGTCTGGTCTACCCGTTGGGGCGCGGATACGGTGATGGATCTCTCAACCGGCCGCTATATTCATGAAACCCGCGAGTGGATTCTGCGTAACAGTCCCGTGCCAATCGGAACCGTACCGATATATCAGGCGCTGGAAAAAGTTAACGGCGTGGCGGAAAACCTGAACTGGGAAATGTTCCGCGACACGCTGCTGGAGCAAGCGGAACAGGGCGTGGACTATTTCACTATCCACGCCGGCGTGCTGCTGCGCTACGTGCCGATGACGGCCAAACGCCTGACCGGCATCGTTTCGCGCGGTGGCTCAATTATGGCGAAGTGGTGCCTGTCGCATCACAAAGAGAGCTTCCTGTACGAACACTTCCGTGAAATCTGTGAAATCTGCGCCGCTTATGACGTCGCGCTGTCACTGGGTGATGGTTTACGCCCCGGTTCTATTCAGGATGCTAACGACGAAGCCCAGTTTGCCGAGCTGCATACGCTGGGCGAGCTGACCAAAATCGCCTGGGAATACGACGTACAGGTGATGATCGAAGGCCCCGGCCACGTTCCAATGCAAATGATCCGCCGCAACATGACCGAAGAACTGGAGCACTGCCATGAAGCCCCGTTCTATACGCTCGGCCCGTTAACCACCGATATCGCACCGGGTTACGATCACTTCACCTCCGGTATTGGCGCCGCCATGATCGGCTGGTTCGGCTGCGCGATGCTCTGTTACGTCACGCCGAAGGAGCATCTTGGCTTACCCAATAAAGAAGACGTTAAGCAGGGGCTAATTACCTACAAGATCGCCGCCCACGCCGCAGATTTGGCAAAAGGTCATCCTGGGGCGCAGATCCGTGATAACGCTATGTCGAAAGCACGTTTCGAATTCCGCTGGGAAGACCAGTTCAATCTGGCGCTCGATCCCCAAACGGCCCGCGCCTACCACGATGAAACGCTGCCGCAGGAATCCGGTAAAGTCGCCCACTTCTGCTCTATGTGCGGCCCTAAATTCTGCTCGATGAAGATCTCACAGGAAGTGCGCGACTACGCCGCAAAACAGGAAGCGGAAGCCAAACCGATTGAAGTAGGCATGGCACAGATGTCGCAGGAATTCCGCTCTCGCGGCAGCGAGCTGTATCACAGCGCCACCAGCCTGCAAGCCGAGGAAAACCAATGA
- the thiE gene encoding thiamine phosphate synthase, with product MTDSTPFAPTAQRLGLYPVVDSVEWIERLLGVGVKTIQLRIKDRSDEQAEADVIQAIALGRRYQAQLFINDYWKLAVKHQAYGVHLGQEDLDTADLDAIKQAGLRLGISTHDDRELARAVAINPSYIALGHIFPTQTKDMPSAPQGLAELTRHITDLQDRFPTVAIGGISIDRVPAVLKTGVGSIAVVSAITQAPDWRQATATLLRMIEGREA from the coding sequence ATGACGGACTCGACGCCTTTTGCCCCAACGGCACAGCGGCTGGGGCTCTATCCCGTTGTCGATAGCGTGGAGTGGATCGAACGCCTGCTCGGCGTCGGGGTGAAAACAATCCAGCTAAGAATCAAAGATCGGTCAGATGAACAAGCCGAAGCCGATGTGATCCAGGCGATCGCCTTGGGTCGTCGCTATCAGGCGCAGCTTTTCATCAACGACTATTGGAAATTAGCCGTAAAACATCAGGCGTACGGCGTACATTTGGGTCAGGAAGATTTGGACACCGCCGATCTGGACGCGATTAAACAAGCGGGTCTGCGCTTAGGCATCTCCACGCACGACGATCGTGAACTGGCGCGCGCGGTGGCGATAAACCCGTCCTACATCGCACTGGGCCATATTTTCCCCACGCAAACCAAAGACATGCCATCAGCGCCGCAGGGGCTCGCTGAACTGACGCGCCACATCACCGATCTGCAAGACCGTTTTCCCACCGTGGCTATTGGCGGTATCAGCATCGATAGAGTCCCTGCGGTGCTGAAAACGGGCGTCGGCAGCATTGCTGTCGTCAGTGCCATTACGCAGGCACCGGACTGGCGTCAGGCGACGGCAACGTTGCTCAGGATGATTGAAGGACGGGAGGCATAA
- a CDS encoding HesA/MoeB/ThiF family protein, with product MVTHHHSTPAGLSDSEFMRYSRQLMLEDIGPEGQDKLKAACVLLVGLGGLGAPASLYLAAAGIGTLLLADDDALHISNLQRQILYRTSDTDKPKAVLAQRQLQALNPHSEAIALTERLSGETLDNAVSRVDLVLDCSDNMVTRHAVNAACFRAGKPLISGSAVGFSGQLAVFTPPYHSGCYACLYPDTTEPQRNCRTAGVLGPVVGVIGTLQALEAIKLLAGMPSALDGKLRMFNGKQQSWNTLQLTRAPHCSVCGGAA from the coding sequence ATGGTAACGCATCACCACTCTACGCCAGCCGGACTGAGCGATAGCGAGTTCATGCGCTACAGCCGTCAACTCATGCTGGAAGATATTGGCCCGGAAGGTCAGGATAAGCTCAAAGCCGCCTGCGTTCTGCTAGTCGGACTGGGTGGGCTGGGCGCGCCCGCTTCGCTCTATCTGGCTGCCGCAGGGATCGGCACGCTGCTGCTTGCCGACGATGACGCACTGCATATCAGCAACCTGCAACGCCAGATTCTGTATCGCACCAGCGACACCGACAAACCCAAAGCCGTGCTGGCACAGCGTCAGCTACAGGCGTTAAATCCGCACTCGGAAGCCATCGCACTCACTGAAAGGCTTAGCGGTGAAACATTAGATAACGCTGTCAGCCGCGTCGATCTGGTGTTGGATTGCAGCGACAACATGGTCACTCGCCACGCGGTTAACGCCGCCTGCTTTCGCGCAGGCAAGCCACTCATCAGCGGAAGCGCCGTCGGTTTCAGCGGTCAGCTCGCGGTCTTCACGCCGCCTTATCACTCTGGCTGCTACGCCTGCCTCTATCCCGATACGACCGAACCACAACGCAACTGCCGTACCGCAGGCGTGCTGGGTCCGGTGGTCGGCGTAATTGGCACACTTCAGGCACTGGAAGCGATCAAGCTGCTGGCAGGTATGCCGTCTGCGCTGGATGGCAAGCTGAGAATGTTCAATGGCAAACAGCAGAGCTGGAACACGCTCCAGCTCACGCGTGCCCCCCATTGCTCAGTCTGTGGGGGAGCAGCATGA
- the thiS gene encoding sulfur carrier protein ThiS, with translation MRITLNDEPFEFPEAITVEALLSQINRLQPGTALAINQTIIPHATWSQHQVQDGDDILLFQAIAGG, from the coding sequence ATGAGAATCACGCTGAATGATGAGCCCTTTGAATTCCCAGAGGCCATCACGGTTGAAGCGCTGCTAAGCCAGATAAACCGGCTCCAGCCCGGCACGGCGCTGGCTATCAATCAGACCATTATCCCGCACGCCACCTGGTCACAGCATCAGGTCCAGGACGGTGATGATATTTTGCTTTTTCAGGCAATCGCGGGAGGATGA
- a CDS encoding thiazole synthase: MLHIADTTLTSRLLTGTGKFATPELMLAALEASGSQLVTMAMKRVDLNGGNDAILAPLRQLGIKLLPNTSGAKTADEAIFAARLAREALGTHWLKLEIHPDVKYLLPDPIETLKAAEQLVKEGFTVLPYCGADPVLCKRLEEVGCAAVMPLGAPIGSNQGLQTRDFLRIIIEQARVPVIVDAGIGAPSQAADALEMGADAVLVNTAIAVAHDPVAMARAFRLAVEAGGLARQAGLGSKQFVASATSPLTGFLHQQTEGAVR; this comes from the coding sequence ATGCTGCACATTGCCGATACGACATTAACTTCACGGCTGCTGACTGGCACCGGAAAATTCGCCACGCCAGAACTGATGCTGGCGGCACTCGAGGCTTCCGGTTCGCAGTTGGTTACCATGGCGATGAAACGCGTTGACCTGAACGGCGGCAATGACGCCATTCTCGCCCCGCTACGCCAGCTCGGCATTAAGCTGCTGCCGAATACGTCAGGAGCCAAAACCGCTGACGAAGCCATTTTTGCAGCGCGTCTGGCACGTGAGGCGTTGGGGACTCACTGGCTGAAGCTGGAAATTCATCCCGATGTAAAATACCTGCTGCCCGACCCCATCGAAACGCTGAAGGCCGCTGAACAGCTGGTAAAAGAAGGATTCACGGTACTGCCTTACTGCGGAGCCGACCCGGTACTGTGCAAACGGCTGGAAGAAGTCGGCTGCGCGGCGGTGATGCCTCTCGGTGCACCGATTGGCTCCAACCAGGGGCTACAAACGCGTGATTTTCTCCGCATCATCATCGAACAGGCACGCGTTCCGGTGATTGTCGATGCAGGCATTGGCGCCCCCAGCCAGGCGGCCGATGCGCTGGAAATGGGAGCAGATGCCGTGCTGGTCAACACGGCCATCGCTGTTGCTCACGATCCCGTCGCGATGGCGCGCGCCTTCCGGCTGGCAGTCGAGGCTGGTGGCCTTGCTCGTCAGGCCGGTCTGGGAAGTAAGCAGTTTGTCGCCAGCGCCACCAGCCCGCTCACCGGTTTTCTGCATCAGCAAACGGAAGGGGCGGTGAGATGA
- the thiH gene encoding 2-iminoacetate synthase ThiH: MSVDFQTVWEQLDWDDLTLRINGKTAQDVERALTAPHLTRDDFMALISPAASAYLEPLAQRAQQLTRQRFGNTVSFYVPLYLSNLCSNDCTYCGFSMSNHIKRKTLDEAEILRECAAIKELGFEHLLLVTGEHQRKVGMDYFRRVFPLIRPLFSSLMIEVQPLSQDEYAELKALGLDGVMVYQETYHPATYQLHHLKGQKQDFHWRLATPDRLGRAGIDKIGLGALIGLSNSWRTDCYMVAEHLLHLQQRYWQSRYSISFPRLRPCAGGIEPASLMDEAQLMQVICAFRLLAPDIELSLSTRESPFFRDHAIPIAINNVSAFSKTQPGGYADDHPELEQFSPHDSRRPEDVAQAIVRAGLQPVWKDWDGYLGR; this comes from the coding sequence ATGAGCGTCGATTTTCAAACCGTCTGGGAACAGCTCGACTGGGATGACCTGACGCTACGCATCAACGGCAAAACCGCACAGGATGTTGAACGGGCGCTCACTGCACCACACCTGACGCGTGACGATTTTATGGCGCTCATTTCACCTGCCGCCAGCGCCTATCTGGAACCGCTTGCCCAGCGGGCGCAGCAGCTCACCCGCCAGCGTTTCGGCAATACGGTGAGTTTCTATGTCCCGCTGTATTTGTCCAATCTGTGCTCTAACGACTGTACCTACTGCGGCTTTTCGATGAGCAACCACATCAAGCGTAAAACGCTGGATGAGGCAGAGATCTTGCGTGAATGCGCCGCTATCAAAGAACTCGGGTTTGAGCACCTGCTGCTCGTCACAGGTGAACACCAGCGTAAAGTGGGGATGGACTATTTTCGGCGCGTTTTTCCACTAATCCGGCCGCTTTTCAGTTCCCTGATGATCGAAGTTCAGCCGTTGTCGCAGGACGAGTACGCCGAATTAAAAGCACTGGGGCTGGATGGTGTGATGGTCTATCAGGAAACCTATCATCCGGCGACCTACCAGTTGCATCATCTAAAAGGACAAAAGCAGGATTTCCACTGGCGGCTTGCCACACCGGATCGGCTTGGCCGTGCCGGGATCGACAAGATCGGGTTGGGTGCCTTAATCGGCCTGTCCAATAGCTGGCGTACCGACTGCTACATGGTGGCAGAGCACCTGTTGCACTTGCAACAACGCTACTGGCAGAGCCGGTATTCTATCTCGTTTCCTCGCCTGCGCCCCTGTGCAGGCGGCATTGAACCGGCGTCGTTAATGGATGAAGCACAGCTGATGCAGGTGATTTGCGCATTCCGCTTGCTGGCGCCGGATATTGAATTGTCGCTGTCCACACGTGAATCACCGTTCTTTCGCGATCATGCGATCCCTATCGCGATTAACAACGTCAGCGCCTTCTCCAAAACCCAACCGGGTGGCTACGCCGATGACCATCCTGAACTGGAACAATTTTCTCCCCACGATTCACGGCGTCCTGAAGACGTAGCGCAGGCCATCGTGCGTGCAGGTCTTCAACCAGTATGGAAAGACTGGGACGGCTATTTGGGCAGATAA
- a CDS encoding PLP-dependent aminotransferase family protein, whose translation MTRYQHLAGLLEQRIEQGLYQSGERLPSVRALSTEHGVSISTVQQAYHLLETRQLIMPQPRSGYFVTPRKATPPVPALTRPAQRPVEITQWESVLELVNVRLETNVLKFGSGMPDVSQPTIKPLWKEMARLCQYQDPRILQYDSVYGVPALREQIARLTVDCGCQLTQDDIVVTTGCQEALFVAVRAVCQPGDIVAVESPAFPGTMQILRGLDIKAIEIPTDSVTGISLEALRLALDQWPIKAVLLVPSCNNPLGFIMPDARKKSLVTLAQHFDIAIIEDDAYGELTYEYPRPRAIKSFDEDGRVLLCSSFSKNLAPGLRVGWIAPGRYLERVIHTKYISTGSTVVQPQLAVAEFIRQGHYQPHLRRMRAQYKANLSTFTCWVREYFPSNICVSRPQGGFLMWIELPEYFDSLKLTREVRKSGIQIAAGSLFSASGKYRNCIRLNYANRFTEEMREGLRIVGSEVAKMMDTPPG comes from the coding sequence ATGACGCGTTATCAGCACCTTGCTGGGTTGTTAGAACAGCGGATCGAACAAGGGTTATACCAAAGTGGAGAACGCCTGCCTTCTGTACGGGCGCTGAGTACAGAACATGGTGTAAGCATCAGTACCGTACAGCAGGCCTACCATCTGCTGGAAACTCGGCAGTTGATTATGCCGCAGCCGCGTTCGGGATATTTTGTCACGCCGCGTAAGGCCACGCCGCCTGTACCCGCGCTAACGCGTCCTGCCCAGCGTCCGGTTGAGATCACGCAGTGGGAGTCGGTACTGGAGTTGGTGAACGTGCGTCTGGAAACGAACGTGCTGAAATTTGGTAGCGGAATGCCGGATGTAAGCCAGCCGACCATCAAACCACTGTGGAAAGAGATGGCTCGCCTCTGCCAGTATCAGGATCCTCGTATCTTACAATATGACAGCGTATATGGCGTGCCTGCGCTGCGTGAACAGATTGCCCGTCTTACCGTGGACTGCGGCTGCCAGCTGACTCAAGATGATATTGTGGTCACGACCGGATGTCAGGAAGCTCTATTTGTCGCTGTCCGCGCCGTTTGTCAGCCCGGCGACATCGTGGCCGTTGAATCACCCGCTTTTCCGGGCACGATGCAGATCCTTCGCGGGCTGGATATCAAAGCGATCGAGATCCCAACCGATTCAGTAACGGGGATCAGTCTCGAAGCATTGAGGCTGGCGCTGGATCAATGGCCGATCAAAGCCGTACTGCTGGTGCCGAGCTGCAATAACCCGCTTGGTTTCATCATGCCAGACGCCCGTAAGAAATCGCTGGTGACGCTGGCGCAGCATTTCGATATCGCCATTATTGAAGATGATGCCTACGGTGAGCTGACCTATGAATATCCGCGTCCCCGCGCGATAAAGTCGTTTGATGAAGATGGGCGTGTGCTGTTGTGCAGCTCATTTTCAAAGAACCTGGCGCCCGGTTTGCGCGTGGGTTGGATCGCTCCGGGGCGCTATCTGGAGCGGGTGATCCATACAAAATACATCAGTACAGGATCGACGGTGGTGCAGCCTCAGCTAGCGGTGGCTGAGTTTATTCGCCAAGGGCACTATCAGCCTCATCTGCGCCGCATGCGCGCCCAGTACAAAGCTAATCTGAGTACGTTTACCTGCTGGGTGCGCGAGTATTTTCCGTCCAATATTTGCGTCAGTCGTCCGCAAGGGGGATTCCTGATGTGGATTGAACTGCCCGAATATTTTGATTCGCTCAAGCTCACCCGTGAGGTCAGAAAATCAGGCATACAGATCGCCGCAGGGTCGCTCTTCTCTGCCTCAGGGAAATACCGCAATTGTATTCGACTCAACTATGCCAATCGTTTCACGGAAGAGATGAGGGAAGGGCTGCGTATCGTGGGCAGTGAGGTTGCGAAGATGATGGATACGCCTCCTGGCTAG
- a CDS encoding DUF1127 domain-containing protein produces MEFHENRSQKPFRESPFWLMLILPYRLWKAWRARAQTLKILRNMSDDGLKDIGLKRSDLDRFR; encoded by the coding sequence ATGGAATTTCATGAGAATCGATCACAAAAACCGTTCCGCGAGTCACCGTTCTGGCTAATGCTTATTTTGCCGTACCGCTTGTGGAAAGCCTGGCGGGCAAGAGCACAAACGCTGAAGATACTACGGAATATGAGCGATGACGGGCTTAAAGATATCGGGCTGAAGCGAAGCGATCTCGATCGATTCAGATAA